In Spinacia oleracea cultivar Varoflay chromosome 5, BTI_SOV_V1, whole genome shotgun sequence, a single window of DNA contains:
- the LOC130461373 gene encoding uncharacterized protein, translating into MKICMWNVRGANRNLFLSHAKEVIFNQNPDIFIFLETKDDGSRARETMIALKFSDFRVVRPVGTRGGIWMFWKKTVDMVLFYAENTYFHSLFHFKNLGKEGLVTAMHAPSSSKDEFSHWNSIRSNLPPKNTLWLVLGDMNEITSQFEKIGGRPFRVNQGKDMVNFMDDDRLVDLGFNGCPFTWTNARDGQNLIQERLDRALANSPWMEAYPHTMVHHLPRTFSDHSSLLISLSNISATGPFPFRCKEVWLSHPDFTNYFVSNWNPPNNSFLQGREEFLKSIPIWNYNIFGNLKKQKNELLSRIDGIQIALSKNYSRYLIDLEKNLIQNLNDILHKERLIWTQKSGMNWRKYGDYNTKYFHMIANIKKSRGKILTLKNSDDVWITDQTQLKDMSTTYFQKLFTTTRLHGNLYCNTHSTLPINHEEYNFLNSPISMEEVKNNLFAMSPIKAPGPDGI; encoded by the coding sequence ATGAAAATTTGCATGTGGAATGTTAGGGGTGCAAATAGAAACTTATTTTTATCGCATGCAAAGGAAGTTATTTTCAACCAAAATCCagatattttcatttttcttgaAACAAAAGATGATGGTTCTAGGGCCAGGGAGACCATGATAGCTCTAAAGTTCTCAGACTTCAGGGTGGTTAGACCAGTAGGGACTAGAGGGGGAATTTGGATGTTTTGGAAAAAAACAGTTGACATGGTCCTTTTTTATGCTGAAAATACTTATTTTCATTCGCTTTTTCATTTCAAAAATCTGGGGAAGGAGGGTCTAGTAACAGCCATGCATGCTCCTAGTTCTTCTAAGGATGAATTCAGTCATTGGAATTCTATTCGTTCAAATTTACCTCCTAAGAACACTCTGTGGCTGGTTTTGGGAGACATGAATGAGATAACCAGTCAATTTGAGAAAATAGGGGGTAGACCATTTCGTGTGAATCAAGGAAAGGATATGGTGAATTTTATGGATGACGATAGGCTAGTGGATTTGGGTTTTAATGGCTGTCCTTTCACCTGGACTAATGCGAGGGATGGCCAGAATCTCATCCAAGAGAGACTTGATCGTGCACTAGCTAACTCACCATGGATGGAGGCTTATCCACATACTATGGTTCATCACTTACCTCGCACCTTTTCTGATCACTCTTCTCTTTTAATATCGCTTTCTAATATTTCTGCTACAGGACCTTTTCCTTTTAGATGTAAAGAAGTGTGGTTATCACACCCTGATTTTACTAATTATTTTGTTAGCAATTGGAATCCCCCTAATAATTCTTTTCTGCAGGGAAGAGAGGAATTTCTTAAGTCTATTCCTATTTGGAATTATAACATTTTTGGcaatttaaaaaaacaaaaaaatgaacTTTTATCAAGAATTGACGGAATACAGATTGCCTTAAGTAAAAATTATTCTAGATATTTAATTGATttagaaaaaaatttaattcagAATCTCAATGATATTTTACACAAAGAAAGATTGATTTGGACACAAAAATCGGGCATGAACTGGAGAAAATATGGAGATTATAATACCAAATATTTCCATATGATAGCCAATATTAAGAAATCTAGGGGAAAAATTTTAACCTTAAAAAACAGTGATGATGTGTGGATTACAGATCAAACTCAACTTAAGGACATGTCAACGACCTACTTTCAAAAACTTTTTACTACTACTCGTTTACATGGTAATTTATATTGCAATACTCATAGTACTTTACCCATTAATCATGAGGAGTACAACTTTTTGAATTCGCCTATTTCTATGGAAGAAGTTAAGAACAATCTTTTTGCTATGAGTCCGATTAAAGCTCCCGGACCGGATGGGATttaa